Genomic window (Lycium barbarum isolate Lr01 chromosome 2, ASM1917538v2, whole genome shotgun sequence):
ATGTGTTAACAATTTTCTTTCGACTTCTTTAgctatttttttaaatttcaatttttttattttgtagctattttcttaaattttttaatttcGGCTAAAAATGTTTTCACCCTATCATGCACTAAAGTGATGAACATTGAAACTGGAAGGACACTGGAATTGAACAAAAAGGACATGAACTACTGGGACAAGCTAGTCAAAGTTAATTAATTGTATGCAGAAGGATGTCAAACTAAGTACTCTTAGCTAATTTGTTTaagcaaatgttttttttttttttttttttgacgatCAACAAAAAAGCAGGGAAGTGTATGTAAACGTCTGTTAAAACTTTGCATACTTTCGTCACGTATGCCAGTATGTTGTAAGTAGTGGTGTGTGTAACTTCTCTATTTGGAAATTGAAACTAAAGTGGTACTTGACCAGCTAATAATATGTGTAATTGTGTACATTATTCCTCTATACACAATAGTGCTTGAGGTTTTGGGTATACTTGTTGATGCAACATCATAGGTTACTCAAGTGCCTTCTTAAGAAATGACTCCTACAGTACTTGATctaaaaaagagagagagagagaaaagaagtACATCTCTATAGTATTTGTTTCAGTAAGTACTTACCCTAACACGGGGTTTGCCTAGTGTGAGTTATCTCCCTtgtgtggtttgcgggctattgcacGGGAGCGGGATTTACCCTGTGTGCACCCGAAGGGTGGCGGCTGCAGGTTCCcttgtcattaaaaaaaaaaaaaggaaaaaaaaaagaagcttctCTCCTCTTATGATCATAGATTCTATAGCATTCTATCTCAAAGCGTTAGTGACCCTAATGCATTTTGCTTTGAGTGAATGAACCAGAGTCTCAAATGTTTTTTTTATGACGGTGGTGTCTGGGCCAGCTTGCTCGCACCTTATACCAGCACAAGTACCGGGCAACTCTGCCCACCATGACTTACGCAGGAACCAGTGTTAAAAATGTGTTTCAAAAGCTTCAGTTTTCAGTATCCTTCTCCTATAGTTGTTGGACAATCGACTTGATGAAGAGGGAGGAAATTTCATCTGGTAGTCAATGTGATGTTCCAAAGTTTTAACAGGgcaatgcttttttttttttttatgacatagGAACCCCTAGcggctacccttcgggtgcgcacagggtaaacccagctcctgtgcaatagctcgcaaaccacacaggagagataacccgcactaggtaAGCCCCGTGCGAcaagctcgacccagaaggcaaatcccctgctttTCTTTGTTAGTTAGTTTACAAGGAAATATTATGAAGTGGATTTCGTTTTTTCTTTTGTCATGAATCGTTTATCAGGAATCAGAACTTCTaagatgtatagaagttcctttTAGTGTAAGTGACCAGGAGATGAATTTTGGCTCACAGATTTATTACTCAATCAAGAATAGGAAAGGTGGTTGACATGTTTACGTGGTTTTCTGATATATGCGTCTTAAGGTTGATTGTTTAACCCAACTTATCAAAGAAAAGAATATGGTTTAACCCATGAAGATGTGCACAAAAATGTTATACTTTATGGTTATTCAATTTAGTAAGTTTTCATCACCTTATTGGACAATTGGTTGAAAATCTAGTATTATAGTCCAAGCAACTAGAACAATGCTACTTTTTGCATTTGTTCACCCTGAAAATGTCAACAGAGTTTAAGACATCATTCTTTCTCCATTTATATGTAAGAATTTAGAGCTGTCTTTTCATACCTTTACTAGTTACACGTCGAGGTGGTTATGGAAAATTAGTCCAAAAGGAATTGGAAGCACAAAGGCAGCTGGTGGATTATGGAACAAGATCATTGGGCGCGTACCCACCAGTTATGCCACCACCTCACTGTAAGTTTGACTGCTCTTAACTTAGTAATTAGTTGTTTCTTCGATAATATTGACTTTTTTCTTGCGTCTTAGCAAAGAGCTTCTTTCCCTCAATTTTTTTGATAATATGTGAAACGTGGAATGTAAAGAATgcaaatatttttcttcttccttttcttttttctttttccaagaAGGAAATATTTTTATTCAAGAGTCAACTTGAAGTGCCTCATTACTGCAGATTTAGATTTTACTACTACAGGACTTGTGTGTGCTGCATAACTGACTCCTATACGTAAACCTAGTGTTTATTAGTATGTACAAAAGTTGGTTCAGGGGCGTAGTTCTTCTGAGTTGTTATTAGCTGGTTGTGTCAATGTTGATAGTGAAGTTCTTCTGAGTTCTTATCTTACACCTCACTGTTTCAAATATATGTGCCTTTTATTTGATGAGTTATAACTATAGCTGTCAGAGGATTAGTCGTTTTTATATTAAATACTGCATCTCTTAAGCACAATATCTACATTCTGAATGCTTGATAGCAAAATATCAAATGAGTCTGGCGAAAAGAATAGTATAAGTTTGAGCATGGATAGAATGGCAGCTTCTGGTTGTTAATGATCTGGGTTCTGTTCCAGTTCTCAATTTTGAGCTAGCCGTATTCTTCCCCATAAATTAATCTGGCTGCTTTTTCCAAACTAATGCTGTCAGTTCCCATTATTCTAGTAAAATCAGATTTAAACTTGAGATTTTTTTAACAAGAGAAAAGGGAAAAGGAAGAGGTTAAATCAACCCCTATAGGATTTCAAATTAAGCTTGGAATAGTTGATTCACTGGACCTTCAAGCTCCACTGAGTTTTTCTTGCACTTACAATCATCAGAGTTTATCTGCGGTGCTCAAACTGTGTGGTGCGGTAGGTTttgcaatataatataatatgataATAAATGTGGTATACTTCTTATAGACCTTTTAGTGTGTCTATGGTATTGACTGATACAATAAATATAATGCTGCAGATGGTAGACATGGCGGAAACCATGGTCATGGAGGAGGCTCTTATCGACATGGTAGAGGTAAGCTCTTTAAAGCTATTCAGTTCTAATGCTCTACAACATTGTATTATTCTGTCTTTTGCTTCATTAGAATAGATTTAACAGATAACTCTTTATCATATGTGGAAAACAGACTTTCATCGCAAGCGACACATGGAAGATGACCACCATCGGTCAGATTATTCAAAGAGGAGTTATGACCGTGAATCTCAGAGAACCTCTGATCATGAATCCAGACGGGTATTTTCTTTTATACCTAAGCCATCATTTCTTTTTACTGCTTTGCTCTTTTTCGCCAGCATGTCCTTGTTCCATCTTTTCATATGTACTATCTGATTAAATATTTTGGAGTTCCCCTTCTACTAAAATCAGCAATTATAGGATATTATTAGAACCAAGCCTTAGTTTGTATGGATATCAAAGAAACAGGTTCCCTGATTTTAGCTTGTGATTTTAATGAATAGGAGGTTGAGCTTCAAATTGTTTATCTCTCTTGTTTGTCAGCCAGTTTTAGTGATACTTGTTGCTCTTTTGCGCAGGACAAGAATCCACGTTTCCGTGAGAGTGGTGATTCTGATGAAGAGGATGATGATGATAGGAAGCGGCATACATAGTTCTATTTTTTGATGTGGATTCTTCGGAGAACAATGTGTTACTTTAAAAAGAGTTGAAGACCCTGCTCTTTCTTGCTCTCATCAAGTTCCTTTACTTGTGCTTACACAATTAAATTGTTGTACATTAAGAACTACTCTAAAACGTATTTGCACTTAAAGGAGTAATCGTTGCTTCTCACTCTCTTATTTATCTTCATTTGTTTGTATTTCTGATGGTCATTGATGAAGTTAGTTTCTCAGTGTACCCTATATTAAAAGCCATTACTCCAAGCTTAAAGTGATCAAAGAATGCATTGCGAAGCATGAAAACTTTGCTAGCAACGATAAATTAGCGATGAGTAAGTTTAATTCATGGCTAACAAACCTCAGAATAGTCATGTGCTTACTGAGATGTTCTGCATTTATGGGCGTTTGTTATAGTTACCGTTATTGTGGAGTTTTGTTTTAAACTCATATCTCAACTTAAACTAGACAACTTAAATTATATCAGAACCTCCCTTTTAATACCATAGAGAAAAATACACGAAATTATGTCCATATAGAAAACGGATAAGAAGCTTTCCATACGtgttggtaaaaaaaaaaaaaaagaaaaaaaaagggcctTCCATTAGTTCTATATTGGGTGGAAGAAATTAAATTTGGGGAAGTTACACATTTGGATGATCGACTAAAATTATTTATAGTGAAGGTGTTTGATTTGATACTGACCCGAAGTTTAATaaataaaggaagatttttgaagTTTGTGAGTCTAAAACAAACCATATAAATTTGTGTGGCTGAAAATCATTtaattaagggtaaaaaggtaaaTGTAATGTCGAATTGTTACTATATATAAAAATGTGTTATTTGTTTTTGGACTGACCAAAAATAAAAGAGTGTCATATAATTTGGGACGGAATATATAATAATGATACATATATTATAAATCAGCTGATTATTTTCTTGGACTATTTAAGTTAATTTCTCATTAACTAAATTAACCAACGAAGTCCTACTTGTTACCGAGTTAATTTCCTAACACGGACTAACCCGGATGCATTAGACTGACTCACAAAATCTGTCTATAAACTTTTTATATGGAAACTTTTACTCTCTGTTTTATTAATTCTAGTTGAAGTGAaaagtttccaaaaaaaaaaaaagtttccatATAAAAAGTTTCAACACACGCTTAGACTGACTCACAAAATGGGTCTATAAATTGTGACCTTCCTTGGCCTTTGTTTTCATTGTTATTGAGAAAAGAGATCAAGTGATGGAGAATCTTGAAGAGGGTTACCGTTTTCATCCGACAGATGGAGAAGGGCTTACTTTCTTGTTGAGATTCATTGCTGGACAAGAGATGCATGATTCTGGTTTTATCACCACTAATGTTGATGTTTACGGTAAACATGAACCATGGCAGATTTATGATCATGGAGTACCCTgcggtgatgatgatgatgatgacgatgacaccGACTGCACTCAGTATCGCTATTTCATCACAAAGCTCAAGAAGAAGAGCAAGTCCAAGTATAATCGCAATGTGGGAAACAAGGGCAGTTGGAAACAACAAGACAAGGGCAAACCAGTTatatactcatcatcatcacctgTAATTATTGGATGCAAGAAGAGCATGTCTTACGTGAATAAAGGGTACAATAAGAAAGATGGGAATTGGCTGATGAAGGAGTACGAGCTCTCTAGTGTTATTCTTCAGAAATTCGATGAGGATTGCAGAGATTATGTTCTCTGTGCTATCAAGAAGAGGCCTGTTACTAGTTCTTGTCCTTCCGAGACTTCCACAGTCACAATCTTGAATAATTTTCCTGATGAAGTAACCTGTAATTCACACTCTGAATCTGAAACCAtgggtttcttgaattttcaagaaTCACATCAGGCTCTGGAATCGAATAGTACTGCTGATGAGCCGTTACAACTAGTGGAGCCATATGATGCAGGGGACTATATGCAGAGCAATTCATCAGTACAAATGGCAATCTCACAACCCCAATTAGATGTTCTTGAATGGGACAAAAACGACTTGGAAGAATTAGAGGGGATGTTACATGATATGCAACAGGACGACATGAATATCGTTGAGCCGTTATTAGCAACAGAGGCCTCATACACTGCCATGCTCAATTTTGTGCCTGAAGATGTGCTTAGCTTTGATCCATGGGAAATACTACTTGACATTGATCAGATATTACAAGGAACCTGAGGTTGTGTCAATGGAGACCATTTGTTTTGCTTATTTGCTGATGTGGAAAAACCTGTAATATTATATAGACATTCTTTAACAAGCTGTATAAATCTTTCGTAGGAGATGATTGAACATTTATTATTAAATTTCTGTACTTGTTTATGTTATAGTACTTATTAGTTTAACTGATTAGTTCCAAAAGTATACCAGCTAAGGTTAAAGAGGGAAGCAAAATTAGATgagatgattgttgttgttattaaagCCGAATTATGTGATAATTCATTCTTAGCTTTTTAGGTGTTTGATGATATGCCAAagtaaattttatcaaaaaagtgtccatttagcttttttttttttggtaaaaaagagtgtctacttatcagataaaaaaaaaaaaccttattttttcatatttgttggtcccaatgtctatttaattaagaacagtttagtcaaattacctatttttatctaagaattaatatttttttaaaaaatgtacAAATGACTAAGTAAACACTTTTTTTTATTCGGAGGGAATAATATGTTTGCAGTCAAAGTTATGTAACGATGGCGACTATTTGACCGGAGGTAATTAATGGGTTATTGAATTTAGATGAGGTCTCGATTCTTGAGACTTTTTGACCCATATTAACTTAGCAGGTGCCTACTTTTTCTTGTTATTTAGCATGTGGTGCCACAAATAGTCTCTAATGACTGGCAATCTGGGTGACACTTCTCCTGAAGTTTTGCCTATTAAATTATCTTAGATTATATTCCCTCCGGTCTAAAATAATTAAGGTTTTAGACTTAGGCATATGAACTATGGAATTCACTTACTCTTAAAAATTAAGTGTATTGACTAAAATCCTCTTAATTAAGAGGGATTTTAAAACTATAACAAGCGTTAAATTTGTTCATTGAATTAAGGATGTgtcaagggtaaatttgaaaaaagaaTAAGATAGCTTCTTGATAGACTAAAAACCTCATTATTTTGGACCAGTTTTTAGAGACTAAATTCTTAATTATTTTGGACCGGAGGGAGTAGACAATAGACACACTAATTGCTGTAATCCAAACTTTTCAGTCCTTTTCTGTATCTGAAGTCATGTTTATACCCCCTTTAGGATATTTAATGCTAGTCAATAGTCATACTTTTTCATCTAATTTCTGGCCGAAGTTGATTATCACACTAATTGTGGACAGACTACTAACGTTGGGTGTCCAATTCCAAAGGAATGTTTTCTATGTGATAGGTTCAAGAAGAGACACGTTATCATTTATTCTTGAAATGCTCCTATTCTTACTTTCATCCGGAAAATAATACTTGACTGGTTGATGATAAGCAAACAGATAGACCAATGAGATACTAGAAAGTAAAAGCGGGAATCTAAACTGGACTATTTCAGAGTTGTCTTTGCGTTTGTTGTTTACCATATTTGGATTGAGGGTAATAATAAAAaacttcaataaaaaaaaaatgatatatagTATGTCAAAAACATGCTAAATGGTAGAATACTCTAAGATAGTATTAATAGCTTTCCTTGTTAGGAACTTGTCCGGATTGTGGAGGAAATTGTGCTACTCCACGCTTCCGAGAAGGTGGAATGTTAGACAGTGAACAGGAATAGGAATTGTTAGAGTTCTGATTGTTTTTGTATTGACCTGTTTCTAAAGTCCACTGAGCTGGTAGTGTAAATAGTTTCAATTGGTTTAATATAATTTACAACTTTTTCAACAAAAAAAGGATTCAAAGACAACAAAATCAATATTTCAGTAGAAGCCGCAGTATCGTAGTTTTATTACTCGAAATCTGTAATTTTTTAAAACGAGCTAGCTAGCTATCTCAGATAGCACTATCAACACCGAGGGGAAAGTATACAATAAATATATGAGAATTGTacattttaaatttgaaaaaggaGAGTTTAAAAGAACCATATTGAAGAAAACTATGATTAAATATgttttatttatgaataatatttCAATTTGTGTCACAAACACCAAATACTTAAAAATTAGTGTAACGATCCGGTCGGTCGTTTTGAGAACCGGTGCTCTAGTTTGCGTGTCGTCTATTCCAGAAGCTCCGctataattattttgacttgctagCCAAATTTGAAGTCTAACGgatatcatttggttcactttgggagaaggtttTACTTTGTAAATTCTTAAaattcaattatttggataaattgtttatTGTGGAAAAACGTGCTCTGATTGGCGATCTTAAGATTCCAttagatttgaaatattattATGACCTTTAAAATTGACGAAGCTAATATTAGAGTTCgtttggttggtttttgacaattaagtcggTTTTAATATTTAATATCCCTATTTATGGAGAAAAGATGGTCACGGGAAGAAATAAGACCTAGAGCCGCAACCCCAAGACTCTTCATTGTATTTAACTGTCTACTTTGTATTTCTGAGACAATATTGATATTTGAGATTTGTACTTCCTATCAGACTTGTATCTAtgtaatagtggctcttgtactagtctagactagattttggggttattattacttccgcacttatcattTGCATAATTTGAATCTGTTAGCTAAATCAATTATTTATTTCcgcataattcttataaatgactaaaatgatttgggaatggttcgcctatCTAGGGGAACAttgtaggtgccatcacgattcacgaactgggtcgtgacaagttagtatcagagccctaggttagcggtcttacaagtacaagagcatgtctagtagagtcttgcggatcgggacgatgagctctgtacttagATGCGAGAGGCTagaggacatttaggaaattttcaattctttcattctttcgtgctacttcattcaaattggtatctagtagATTCTAATTGATATCTGaatttccttgtcttattctccCACAAATAGTGGAAACTCGTTCCTAAATTCTTATGCGAGCGGTTTTGTTATGACATGGCTTTGTATGGGATGAGATGTGTCGTCCAGATTCAGACGCGTGACTAAGTTCGGTATCCAGCTTTGACTAAAGGTTTCAGTTGTGTGGGATAGTGGTTAAGACTCGTTCATGGtgggggttttcttgagaaatgggCGAGATGGTACAAAGGGTCACATGATCTCCATGTTTTCAATGTTGGGTTGCTTGGAAGTCGCAAAAGTGCATTTATGACTTAACAAGAATGATTTGTTAAGGATATGATTGCTTTTAGGAATAAGTTTCAACTTCGTCAGGGTATTATGATGGTGAACGTGGTACGAGTGTAAGTTCGGTAAGGATCATCGAATTTAGGCAAAAGTATGATGACCGCGTGTaaaaaagaagagaagttgagaataaggacatgaaggatgACTTTGTGGGAAACGCGTGGCAACGTAAGATTTCTTAGGATATTTGGGTATGAGTACCTTCATGTTAATGGGACGAAGGCGTAAgaaagaggatttggatagattaatctccgttattaggaagggaacaattggtatctgacgtgcACATCAGGTTAAGGTTGCAATTTGTAAGGGAGTGAATTTTGTATTCGATCGTGAAAGTTAAGTTGGGCTACGACGTGGCTATATGATAATGGTTTGTGGGTTCTTTCAGGAAGGTGGTTGTCGGTTTTAGATCGGAAAGCAATGTTACTTGTGACGAGTGAAGACTTAAGATGTTGGGCAGCTGTGGTCCTGGTCCTTCAGTAAAGGGTATGTTCACTGGGTCTTCATGTTTAGAGGAATGATAAGGATATCGTGGAATCAATAGCTAGTTGATTTGAGGATTATGTTGCGGTCATGCATAATAGAATAGACATAAGCATTCAGTGTCGAGTTGGTATGTTTGGTTATGCCGCGGGCCAGTGGGAGCTGGTGGTTGACTAATAAGAACGACTTTAGTGTTGGTCAAGTGCGAAGTTCTAGTACTCAAGGAACTATCGGGTTTTGCATATAGTATTGGATTAGGGATGAGAGCCTTGTTGTACCTATTGTGTAAGTTCGGCTAGTtcctactactactactactactactactactactggtGTTGCTATTC
Coding sequences:
- the LOC132628790 gene encoding NAC domain-containing protein 14-like, translating into MENLEEGYRFHPTDGEGLTFLLRFIAGQEMHDSGFITTNVDVYGKHEPWQIYDHGVPCGDDDDDDDDTDCTQYRYFITKLKKKSKSKYNRNVGNKGSWKQQDKGKPVIYSSSSPVIIGCKKSMSYVNKGYNKKDGNWLMKEYELSSVILQKFDEDCRDYVLCAIKKRPVTSSCPSETSTVTILNNFPDEVTCNSHSESETMGFLNFQESHQALESNSTADEPLQLVEPYDAGDYMQSNSSVQMAISQPQLDVLEWDKNDLEELEGMLHDMQQDDMNIVEPLLATEASYTAMLNFVPEDVLSFDPWEILLDIDQILQGT